Proteins encoded together in one Hevea brasiliensis isolate MT/VB/25A 57/8 chromosome 16, ASM3005281v1, whole genome shotgun sequence window:
- the LOC131174439 gene encoding uncharacterized protein LOC131174439 — MVTLNTQEGQSVVRPPFFDGNNFLYWKNRMYYFLKSEGVDLWDVVENGPFTLTKIVNGVHVAKPKGEWSEQEKRRVALNDKAIHVLLCALSRSEYNKVCMKSTAKEIWDALVVTHEGISQVKENKMDSRIYQYELFKMKLDETISEMYDRFAEIIGGIESLGKTFTNEELVKKILRSLPKEWLPKVTSLKDSKDLSKEQLDELLGNLIDYEMTLKKEQVEEPNKAKKTIAFKVSSENSSDEDDEFNEEELALMTRRIRKMLFQNKKFIPKRNFKKDKGESHIRTDCPKLKKPFKKFKKKALKATRDESSDSEDEEIGDQIAQMCFMAMEKSSNEVTLNDDVVEFSYDELVNALKVMNDELELSHKRNKHLKSELASLWKENETSSKVMALGSMVISMDVFELETFSSVFDSRKKQAFFLSSMKEKQKKERERELAVQGKDKLVAILDSQRSPSIKYGLGYSKFTQAPPSKTIFVKASSSNEPSPQMPNLMVSNPRGQEPKTSSGNETRKISIHQNASTQNLESKWYLDSECLRHITGNANLILSLEKKDGGGQVTFGDNGKGKIVGKGKVGKENSPILDKVPLVDSLKHNLLSVNQLCDKGYRFVFESKSCFVSKMSDNKMLFIAKRIKNIYVIDLHALSNKDVKCFVSISDDSWTWHRRLTHASMDFLANLNKDELVDELPKTKFQKDKMCIACQIGKQVKSSFKSIHKVYLGCIPCS, encoded by the exons ATGGTAACCCTCAATACACAAGAAGGTCAATCGGTGGTAAGACCTCCTTTCTTTGATGGTAATAACTTCTTGTATTGGAAAAATAGGATGTATTATTTCCTTAAATCAGAAGGGGTTGACTTGTGGGATGTTGTAGAAAATGGGCCATTCACCCTAACTAAAATTGTTAATGGTGTGCATGTAGCTAAGCCTAAGGGTGAATGGAGTGAGCAAGAGAAAAGAAGAGTGGCTTTAAATGATAAGGCTATTCATGTTCTACTTTGTGCATTAAGTAGAAGTGAATATAATAAAGTATGTATGAAGTCTACTGCAAAAGAAATTTGGGACGCCTTGGTGGTTACTCATGAGGGCATTAGTCAAGTAAAGGAGAATAAGATGGATTCTCGCATCTATCAATATGAATTGTTCAAGATGAAGTTGGATGAAACCATAAGTGAGATGTATGATAGATTTGCAGAGATTATAGGAGGAATTGAATCCCTTGGAAAGACATTCACAAATGAGGAGCTAGTAAAGAAGATTTTAAGAAGTCTCCCTAAGGAGTGGCTACCCAAAGTAACTTCACTCAAAGATTCCAAGGACTTAAGCAAGGAACAACTTGATGAGCTCTTAGGAAATCTCATTGACTATGAGATGACCCTCAAAAAAGAGCAAGTGGAGGAACCTAACAAAGCCAAAAAGACCATTGCTTTCAAAGTATCTTCTGAAAACTCAAGTGATGAAGATGATGAGTTTAATGAGGAAGAATTGGCTTTAATGACAAGGAGAATAAGGAAGATGCTCTTCCAAAACAAGAAGTTCATCCCAAAGAGGAACTTCAAGAAGGACAAGGGAGAAA GTCACATTAGAACGGATTGTCCCAAATTAAAGAAGCCTTTTAAGAAGTTCAAGAAGAAGGCACTTAAAGCAACAAGGGATGAATCAAGTGACTCCGAAGATGAGGAGATTGGTGATCAAATTGCCCAAATGTGCTTTATGGCAATGGAGAAAAGCTCCAATGAAGTAACTTTAAATGATGATgttgttgaattttcttatgatgaactaGTTAATGCTCTTAAAGTTATGAATGATGAACTAGAATTAAGTCATAAGAGAAATAAACATTTAAAAAGTGAGCTTGCTAGTTTATGGAAGGAGAATGAGACCTCATCTAAGGTGATGGCATTGGGAAGCATG GTGATTTCTATGGATGTATTTGAGCTAGAAACCTTTTCTAGTGTCTTTGATTCAAGAAAGAAACAAGctttctttctatcatcaatgAAGGAAAAACAAAAGAAGGAAAGGGAGAGAGAGCTTGCCGTTCAAG GAAAGGACAAACTTGTTGCAATTTTGGACTCTCAAAGGTCTCCTAGCATCAAGTATGGACTTGGCTATAGTAAATTTACCCAAGCACCTCCTTCTAAGACCATCTTTGTTAAAGCATCTAGTTCTAATGAGCCTAGTCCTCAAATGCCTAATCTAATGGTTTCTAATCCTAGAGGACAAGAACCAAAGACATCtagtggaaatgaaactagaaagATCTCAATTCATCAAAATGCTTCCACACAAAAT CTTGAAAGCAAGTGGTACTTGGATAGTGAATGTTTAAGACACATAACCGGAAATGCCAATCTCAtcctttcacttgaaaagaaagatggaGGTGGGCAAGTGACTTTTGGTGATAATGGTAAAGGTAAAATTGTGGGAAAAGGTAAGGTTGGTAAGGAAAACTCCCCTATTCTTGACAAAGTGCCTTTGGTTGATAGtttaaaacataatttgcttagtgTTAATCAATTATGTGATAAGGGCTATAGATTTGTTTTTGAGTCTAAATCTTGCTTTGTGTCTAAGATGAGTGATAATAAAATGTTGTTTATTgctaaaagaattaaaaatatttatgttatcGATTTGCATGCTTTGTCTAACAAAGATGTCAAGTGCTTTGTTTCTATTAGTGATGACTCTTGGACTTGGCATAGAAGGCTTACACATGCTAGCATGGACTTTCTTGCAAACTTGAACAAGGATGAGCTAGTTGATGAGCTACCAAAGACCAAGTTTCAAAAGGATAAGATGTGTATTGCATGCCAAATAGGTAAGCAAGTCAAGAGCTCTTTTAAATCTATTCATAAG GTATACTTGGGTTGCATTCCTTgctcataa